The DNA sequence CCTTGCTGCACGACGGCAAGGTCACGAGCCATTACGAGGTGATCCCGCGCCTGCATGCGCAAAAGCTGTTGCCGATGATCCAGCAATTGCTCAGCGATGCCGGGATCACCTTGCAGGCGGTGGATGCCATTGCCTTTGGCCGGGGGCCGGGGGCTTTTACCGGCGTGCGCATCGCCATCGGTGTGGTGCAGGGGCTGGCGTTTGCGTTGGAGCGCCCGGTGTTGCCGGTGTCGAACCTGGCGGTGCTGGCCCAGCGCGCCTTGCGCGAACAGGGCGCCCGGCAAGTCGCAGCGGCCATCGATGCGCGGATGGACGAGGTGTACTGGGGTTGCTATCGCGAAACCGACGGCGAAATGCGCCTGGTCGGTGCTGAAGCGGTACTGCCACCCGAGGCTGCAACTTTGCCGGCTGGGGCCGACGGTGATTGGTTCGGCGCGGGTACCGGTTGGGGCTACGGCGAGCGGATAGCCGTCAACCTCAGCGGCCAGGATGCCACCCTGCTGCCCCACGCCGAAGACCTGCTGGCCCTGGCCCGTTTTGCCTGGGCGCGGGGCGAAGCCATCCCGGCCGATGATGCGCAACCGGTGTACCTGCGGGACAAGGTCGCGACGCCGAAATCCGAGCGGTAAGCCCAGGGTTGACCGCATTCCCAAGCGGGCAGCGTTGTGGCGAGGGAGCTTGCTCCCGCTGGGGCGCGCAGCGCACCCCGACATCGGCACGCCAGACGCTCATCTGGCGAGCGCTGCGCACTCGAGCGGGAGCAAGCTCCCTCGCCACAAAAGTGATCTGCACCCACAAACATCTGCGCACCACAGAGTCATCTACCTCATCTTAAAAGTCATTTCCTCCCCCAAAAGTCACGTCGAATATTGCCAGTCGTCACTTTTTCCGCCCGTTTTTAAACCTTTTTGACTTTATGTGTTCTAGTTATCACTTGCGCATTTGCGCGGCTGTGAAAGTGCCGCTAAATTGCCATCATTGATACCGAGCATTCTGTTATGCGTATAGACGGCGTTCCCTCCCAGTCCTACCCCATCAAGCGCAAGCCTCGTGCAGGCAAAGCCGCTGAGCCTGAGTCTTTCGATGACATCGATGGCGAACTGGAATTTCCGTCTGAAGAGCAATTGGCCGCCCGTGCCGCCAAAGCCTCTGCGCAACGCCTGAGCAATCTTCCCGCCCGTCAGCAAGACATGCTGTATCACCGTTCCATGAGCCGCAGTGTGGCCACGGCCCTGGCCAGCTACCTGAGCACCGCCGGTTTCGTCGATTGGGATATGGAAGTGCTGGGACTCGACCTCTACATCTGATGGTGTTGCCTTATTACCTGGGCTGCCCGTCGTGGAGCGAAAACGCCTGGCGTGATTATCTTTATCCCCAGGACGCAAAAACCTCCGACTTCCTGAATCTCTATTCCCAAGTGTTCAATGCCGTGGAAGGCAATACGACTTTCTACGCCAGTCCCTCTGCGGCCATCGTCCAGCGTTGGGCCGACACCATGCCCGGGCATTTTCGCTTCACCGCCAAATTACCCGGTGACATCAGCCACAATGGCGACTTGCGCGAGCGCCTGACAGCCACCGAAACCTTCGTGCAATTGCTTAGCCCCCTGGGTGAGCGGGTCTCGCCGTTCTGGCTGCAGTTATCCAAGGCTTTTACCCCCAATCGATTGCCCGAGTTGGCGGGTTTCATCGACGCCTTCGAGCGGCCGTTGGCCGTGGAGGTGCGCCACGATGAGTTCTTTGCCAAGGGCGATGCCGAACGGCGCCTCAATCGCCTGTTGCTCGACCGTGGCGTCGAGCGCATCTGCCTCGATCCCCGGGCGCTGTTCAGTTGCACCTCGACCGACCCTGCCGTGCTCCATGCTCAATCGAAAAAACCGCGGGTGCCAACCCGGCCGACGGCGTTCACCCAATGTCCGCAGGTGCGCTTCATCGGCCATCCGGTGCTGGAGGCCAACGAGCCATTCCTGACGCCCTGGGTAGAAAAAATCGCCGGGTGGATCGAAGAAGGGCGCACGCCTTATATCTTCCTGCACACCGCCGACAACCTGCTGGCGGCAAAGCTCGCGCAGCACTTTCACCGCCGCTTGATGAGTCGTTTGCCTGGCTTGCCGGCCCTGCCTGAGCTATATAGAGAGCCCGCCGCCGAGCAACTGGGTTTGCTCTGAGGCCGATCCCTCTCTGCTTAGGAGCGAACTACATGGATGCGCAAACCCGTCGAGCCCAGGCGTTCAAGGCCCTGCACGAACGCGAAGGGGCTTTTGTCATCCCCAATCCGTGGGACGCCGGTTCCGCCAAGATGCTGGCCAGCCTCGGCTTCGAGGCCTTGGCGACGACCAGTGCCGGTCACGCTTTTTCCCTGGCCCGGCCTGATGGTGCATTGGGGCTGGAAGACACCCTGGCCAACGTACGGGCGATTGTCGCCGCCACTGATCTGCCGGTGGCGGTCGACCTGGAGAACGGTTTCGCCGACGCGCCCGAGGATTGCGCCCGCAACCTGCTCCGTGCGGCGCAGGCCGGTGCGGTAGGTGGCTCCATCGAAGATGCCACCGGGCGCGAAGACAGCCCGATCTATTGCTTCGAGCATGCGGTGGCACGGGTCAAGGCCGCCGCCGATGCCGTGCGCAGCTTGCCGTACCCCTTCCTGTTGACCGCCCGGGCGGAGAACTTCCTGCACGGCAACCCTGATCTGGATGACACGATCCGTCGCCTGAAGGCGTTTGCCGAGGCCGGTGCCGACGTGCTCTACGCCCCGGGGCTCAGCTCGGCCAAACAAGTGCTCGCGGTGGTGCAGGCCGTGGCGCCGAAGCCGGTGAATGTGTTGATGTCCGGCGCGCTGGACCTGACGCTGGAGCAGTTGAGCGAACTGGGGGTCAAGCGCATCAGCGTCGGATCGGCCCTGGCCTTGGCCGCGTATGGCGAGTTTTTCCGCGCGGCCGAGGAAATCCAGCAGCAGGGCACGTTCACGTTCACCCGTCGCGCGATGCCGTTCAAACAGGCTAACCAATTATTCAAGGGTTGATGCCCGAGGCAGTGTCGTGCGGTTTTTGAAAGGTTTAATGGTCCTAGCGCTGATCGTTGGCTTCGCGGCGCTGGCGGTATGGCGTGGCTGGCTGTCGCTGCCGCCACAATGGAATCCCTGGGCGCCCCTGGACGTCAATCAGCCACCCAACCTGCTGACCCGCTACAAGCTCATGGCCCTGCGCAACGACCCGCAGCTGTGTGACCAGGCACTCGCCACCTCGGGGCTGCGGACCGCTCGCCAGGCCGACAGTGGCGCCAATACGTCGTGCCCGTTGACCAACGTGTTGAGGGTGCAGGGAGGTGAGGTGGCACTGAGCAGCAGTTTCCTCGCCAGTTGTCCATTGGCGGTGGCCTTCGCGCTGTTCGAGCGTCATGCGCTGCAGCCGGCGGCAGCGGCGGCCTACGGGCAGAAAGTGACGCGGGTCGATCACCTCGGCAGTTTTGCCTGTCGCAACATGTACGGTCGGGAAAGCGGGGCGCGCAGCCAGCACGCGACGGCCAGTGCGTTGGATATCGCCGGGTTTCGCCTGGCCGATGGTCGCACGGTCAGCGTGCTCAGGGATTGGCCGAAGGATAACGCCGACGCGCGGTTCCTGCGGCAGGTACGCGAGGGCGCCTGCGATATGTTCAGTGTGGTCTTGAGTCCGGATTACAACGCGGCCCACCGCAACCATTTTCATCTGGATGTGGGGCCATGGTGGATCTGTCGCTAGTGTCCTGAGCGGGTCAGGCAGCGATACGCAGGTTCTGCAGCACGATCGGGCGTGCCCAGCGGGTGTCGAAGTCCAGTTGTTTCTGCTGTGCCACGAGCTCTTCTTCCGGGAACGGTGGGAAGGGCTTGTCCAGCAGGTCGAGTTCGAACTCGGCAATCGGCAGGTGCAATGGACGCGGCTGCGGTGCCGGGCCAGGTTCAGGCAGCGGTTGGCCGGCGGCGAGGACGAGCGGGCGGACCCAATGGCTCTCGAAGGTCTGCTGTTTTTGCTGGGCGGCGATTTCTTCCGCTGGGAAGGGCGGGAAAGGTTTGTCCAGCAGGTCGAGTTCGAATTCGGCGATGGGCAGGAACAGCGGCTCAGGCGGTTTGACCGGGGTTTCGATCACTTCGCAGGTGCGCTGGCTGACAATGTGTTCCAGCAGTTCGGCGCCGAGGGTTGGTTCAACCGCTTCATCGAGGGCGACTGGCTGGTAGCTGCCAGGCACCGGAGCGTTATCACCCAGTTGATCGGCCAGGGCCCGGGCGAAAAAATCTTGCCACAGGTGACTGACGCCGCTCAGGGCTTGGGTGTTTCGCAGGCTGTAATCGCCGTAAGGGGAGATAACGCCTATCGATGTGGATTGAATGTCTGACATTTTTCTCGGTCGACGCTCAGCTCTGGCAAAATGCCGTTCACCTTTGTTATCGGCCGTTTTTGCCGATCATTAATTTTTTGAGCATGTTTCCTTGAATGAACAACTTCCATGAGTGAGCAATCGGCGCCCTGTCGCATCCATGTCCAAGCCTTGGCCCCCGCCTTCCAGCCCCAGGCCGAGCAGTGGGCCGAGCGGCTTGGCCTGCCTTTACAGGTGGACGATGGCGAGTTTGCCTTGCAGGTCGGCGAGCAAGGGCTGCAATTGCAGCAACTGGGGCCGGACGCGCCGGGGCCGGTGCGAGTGGACTTCGTCGAGGGCGGCGCAGCCCATCGTCGGTTGTACGGCGGCGGTAGCGGCCAGATGATCGCCAAAGCAGTCGGGATCGCCCAGGGTGTGCGTCCGCGGGTGCTGGATGCCACCGCCGGGTTGGGCAAGGATGCGTTTGTGCTGGCCAGCCTGGGGTGTGAAATGAGCCTGATCGAGCGCCAGCCGCTGATTGGGGCGCTGCTGGAAGACGGCCTGGCCCGCGCGGCGGAGGATTTCGACGTGGCGCCCATCGTGGCGCGCATGCGCTTGCTCAAGGGCAATTCCATCGAGGTGATGCGCAACTGGGAGGGCGAGCCACCCCAGGTCATCTACCTGGACCCGATGTTTCCTCATCGTGAGAAAACAGCCCTGGTGAAGAAGGAAATGCGCCTGTTCCGGCCCCTGGTGGGCGATGACCAGGACGCCCCGGCACTGCTGGCCGCGGCCCTGGCCCTGGCGACTCACCGGGTGGTGGTCAAGCGTCCACGCAAAGCCCCGTGTATCGAAGGGCCGAAGCCGAGTCATGGCCTCGATGGCAAATCCAGCCGGTATGACATCTACCCCAAGAAAGCGCTCAAGCCCTGAGGCCGCGTCGCCTGCATCGCGAGCAAGCTCGCTCCCACATTGGATCTGTAGCGTTTATCAAACCCTGTGGGAGCGAGCTTGCTCGCGATGAGGCCCTCCCAGCCAGCGAAAGGCTACCGGCTCGACCTATGGCCGATAAGCCCGCACAAACAACCCCACCACTTCCTGTACATGGGCCTCGGCGGCTTCGCCTTCCAATTGAGGGCCGCAGCCGTATAACAAGCGGAAATTCGCCGCGCCCTTGATCAGGCAGAAAAAATGCTCGGCGGCATTGCGCGGTTTGTCGATGTTCAGGGCACCACTTTGGTTGACCTTGTTCAGCAGCCGCTCCATGCCCGAGAGCATCCGCTGGGGCCCGCTTCGTAGAAAATCGTCGAGAGCTTCGGATCCTGGCTGCCCAGGGCCATGATCAGCCGATGCAGGTTCACCGATTCGTCGCTGTTGATCAGTTGGTTAAAGCCACGGGCAATGTTCAACAACACATTCTCAATCGGCACGCCATCAGGCCATTCGTAAAACAGCGGCGGCACCTGTTCCTCGCACTTGGCCAGGACGGCAGCGGAAAACAGCGTTTCCTTGTCGTTGAAGTGGCTGTAGACCGTCAGTTTAGACACGCCCGCCTCAGCGGCGACGGCGTCCATGCTGGTACTGGCATACCCCAGGCTCAGGAACAGTTTTTTTGCCGCGTCGAGAATGGCTTGGCGTTTGGCCAGGTCCTTCGGACGGCCAGGGCCGTTGGGAGGTGAAAGATTGTTCGACATTATTCGCTTTTAATACTGGACTGGTGAGTTTGCTATTAATAACATACTCGCCAGTATAATTATTCCAAGCACCATTAGCGAAAGGTTACTCGCCATGCTCCGCTATGCGTTGTCCCTCGCCCTGCCAGTCAGCCTGGCGTTTTTATTGTCTGCGTGTGGTCATGACGAGCCGGTGCCGATGGCCGTGCGCCCCGCCATGGTGGTGAAACCACAGCCTTCGGCCCAAGCCATGGACAGTTATCCCGGCGAAGTGCGCGCCCGCTTCGAGCCCGATCTGGCCTTTCGCATTGGCGGCAAGGTGAGCCGACGACTGGTCGAGGAGGGGCAGCGGGTCAAGGCCAATCAGGCGCTGGCCGAACTCGACCCCGAGGATGTGCGTCTGCAACTGGAAGCCTCCCGCGCCCAGGTTGCTGCCGCCGAGGCCAACCTGAACCTGGTGCGTGCCGAGCGTGACCGCTACAAGACCTTGATGGAGCGGCAGATGGTCAGCCGGTCCCAGTACGACAACGCGGAAAACCTTTATCGTTCCGGCGCTGCGCGGCTCAAGCAGATCAAGGCCGAATTCGACGTCGCCAACAATCAGGCCAGCTACTCGATATTACGTGCGCCGCAGGATGGTGTGGTTGCCCGGCGTTCGGTGGAAGTCGGGCAGGTGGTATCGGCGGGGCAAACCGTCTTCACCCTTGCCACCGACGGCGAGCGTGAAGTGCTGATCGACCTGCCGGAGCAGAGTTTCGGCCGGTTCAAGATCGGCCAGCCGGTCTCGGTCGAGCTGTGGAGTCAACCCGACCAGCGTTTCAGCGGGCGCATCCGCGAACTCTCGCCAGCCGCCGACCCCAAATCTCGCACCTTCGCTGCCCGTGTCGCGTTCACCGCTGGCAGCGTTCCGGCTGAGTTGGGCCAGAGCGCCCGGGTGTTTATCCAGGCCGCCGACAAGGTCTCACTGTCGGTGCCGTTGTCGGCCCTGACTGCCGAGAACGGCGCCACTTTTGTCTGGGTGCTCAACGCCAACAACACCCTGAAAAAAGTCCCGGTGCGCGTCGGCGCCTTCGGCGAAAAAACCGTTCCGGTGCTGGAAGGCCTGGGCCCCGATGATTGGGTCGTGGCAGCTGGCGTGCATGTGCTCCTCGACGGCCAGCAGGTGCGGCCGGTGGATCGCTCCAACCGCGTGGTCAACCTGGCGGCCAAGGAGTAATCCCCGATGGGCTTCAATCTTTCCGAATGGGCGCTGCGTAATCGCCAGATCGTACTGTTCCTGATGCTGTTGCTGGCCGTCGTCGGTGCGCTTTCCTACACCAAGCTCGGTCAGAGCGAAGACCCGCCGTTCACCTTCAAAGCCATGGTCATTCATACCAACTGGCCGGGCGCCACCGCCGAGGAAGTTTCGCGTCAGGTCACCGAACGCATCGAAAAGAAGCTGATGGAAACCGGCGATTACGAAAGGATCGTCTCGTTCTCCCGCCCGGGTGAATCCCAGGTGACCTTCATGGCCCGCGATTCCTTGCATTCGGCGCAGATTCCCGAGCTTTGGTACCAGATCCGCAAGAAGATCGGAGACATCCGCCAAACCTTGCCACCGGGCATCCAGGGGCCATTCTTCAACGATGAGTTCGGCACCACCTTCGGCAATATCTACGCGCTGACCGGCGATGGATTCGACTACGCGGTGCTCAAGGATTACGCCGACCGCATCCAGATCCAGCTGCAACGGGTCAAGGATGTGGGCAAGGTCGAGCTGCTCGGTTTGCAGGACGAAAAAATCTGGATCGAACTGTCGAACGTCAAGTTGGCGACCCTCGGCTTGCCGTTGGCGGCGGTCCAACAGGCCCTTGAAGCGCAGAATGCGGTATCGACCGCCGGCTTCTTCGAAACCGCCAGTGAGCGACTGCAGCTACGGGTTTCAGGGAATTTTCAGACAGTAGAAGATATTCGCAACTTTCCGATCCGGGTCGCCGATCGCACCTTCCGTATCGACGATGTGGCCGAGGTGCGTCGCGGTTTCAATGATCCGCCGGCCCCGCGCATGCGCTTCATGGGTGAAGATGCCATTGGCCTGGCCGTGGCCATGAAGCAGGGCGGCGATATCCTGATCCTCGGCAAGGCCCTGGAGGTCGAGTTTGCCCGTTTGCAGAACAATCTTCCGGCCGGCATGCAACTGCGCAAGGTTTCGGACCAGCCGGCGGCGGTGAAAACCGGTGTCGGCGAGTTCGTCCAGGTCTTGGTCGAAGCGCTGACGATTGTGTTGCTGGTGAGCTTTTTCTCCCTCGGGTTGCGCACCGGCATGGTGGTGGCCCTGGCGATTCCGCTGGTGCTGGCGATGACCTTCGCCGCGATGTACTACCTGGGGATCGGCCTGCACAAGATCTCCCTCGGTGCGCTGGTATTGGCGCTGGGGCTGCTGGTGGATGATGCGATCATCGCGGTGGAGATGATGGCGATCAAAATGGAGCAGGGCTTCGACCGGATCAAGGCCGCCAGTTTCGCCTGGACCAGCACGGCGTTCCCGATGCTCACCGGTACGTTGATCACGGCGGCGGGCTTCCTACCGATTGCTACTGCGCAATCCGGCACCGGCGAATACACCCGTTCGATTTTCCAGGTCGTGACCTTGGCGCTGCTCGCTTCGTGGGTGGCCGCCGTGGTGTTCGTGCCGTACCTGGGGGAAAAACTCCTGCCGGATCTGGCGAAAATTCACGCGGCCAAACACGGCACCACTGATGGCCAGACCGACCCTTACGGCACGCCGTTTTATCGGCGGGTCCGACGGTTGGTGGAGTGGTGCGTGCGTCGGCGTAAAACCGTCATCACCCTGACCGTGCTGTTGTTCGTCGACTCGGTGGTGCTGTTCCGGTTTGTGCCGCAACAGTTTTTCCCGGCGTCGGGGCGGCTGGAACTGATGGTTGACCTGAAACTGCAGGAAGGCGCTTCCCTGAGTAACACCGCCGAACAGGTCAAGCGCCTTGAAGCACTGCTCAAGGACCACGCGGGCATCGACAATTATGTGGCGTACGTCGGCACCGGTTCACCGCGCTTTTACCTGCCGCTGGACCAACAGCTGCCGGCGTCGAGCTTTGCCCAGTTCGTGGTGCTCGCCAAGACCATCGAAGACCGCGAGCCGTTGCGCAGTTGGTTGATCAGCACCTTGAACGAACAATTCCCGACCTTGCGCTCGCGGGTCACGCGCCTGGAAAACGGCCCGCCCGTGGGGTACCCGGTGCAGTTCCGCGTAACCGGTGAGCACATCGAAGAAGTTCGGGCCCTTGCACGGAAAGTGGCGACGAAGGTCCGTGAAAATCCCTACGTGGCTAATGTGCATCTGGATTGGGAAGAACCGAGCAAAGTGGTGTACCTGAACGTCGATCAGGACCGTGCCCGGGCCTTGGGCGTGAGCACGGCCAATCTGTCGAGCTTCCTGCAAAGTTCTCTTACTGGGTCCAGCGTCAGCCAGTACCGGGAAGACAACGAGTTGATCGAAATCCTGTTGCGCGGCACGGTGCATGAGCGCACCGAACTGTCGCTGCTGCCGAGCCTGGCGGTGCCCACCGACAGTGGTAAAAGCGTCGCACTGTCGCAGATCGCGACGCTAGAGTATGGCTTCGAAGAGGGGGTGATCTGG is a window from the Pseudomonas brassicacearum genome containing:
- the tsaB gene encoding tRNA (adenosine(37)-N6)-threonylcarbamoyltransferase complex dimerization subunit type 1 TsaB, producing the protein MSTLLALDTATEACSVALLHDGKVTSHYEVIPRLHAQKLLPMIQQLLSDAGITLQAVDAIAFGRGPGAFTGVRIAIGVVQGLAFALERPVLPVSNLAVLAQRALREQGARQVAAAIDARMDEVYWGCYRETDGEMRLVGAEAVLPPEAATLPAGADGDWFGAGTGWGYGERIAVNLSGQDATLLPHAEDLLALARFAWARGEAIPADDAQPVYLRDKVATPKSER
- a CDS encoding DUF72 domain-containing protein, which produces MVLPYYLGCPSWSENAWRDYLYPQDAKTSDFLNLYSQVFNAVEGNTTFYASPSAAIVQRWADTMPGHFRFTAKLPGDISHNGDLRERLTATETFVQLLSPLGERVSPFWLQLSKAFTPNRLPELAGFIDAFERPLAVEVRHDEFFAKGDAERRLNRLLLDRGVERICLDPRALFSCTSTDPAVLHAQSKKPRVPTRPTAFTQCPQVRFIGHPVLEANEPFLTPWVEKIAGWIEEGRTPYIFLHTADNLLAAKLAQHFHRRLMSRLPGLPALPELYREPAAEQLGLL
- a CDS encoding isocitrate lyase/PEP mutase family protein produces the protein MDAQTRRAQAFKALHEREGAFVIPNPWDAGSAKMLASLGFEALATTSAGHAFSLARPDGALGLEDTLANVRAIVAATDLPVAVDLENGFADAPEDCARNLLRAAQAGAVGGSIEDATGREDSPIYCFEHAVARVKAAADAVRSLPYPFLLTARAENFLHGNPDLDDTIRRLKAFAEAGADVLYAPGLSSAKQVLAVVQAVAPKPVNVLMSGALDLTLEQLSELGVKRISVGSALALAAYGEFFRAAEEIQQQGTFTFTRRAMPFKQANQLFKG
- a CDS encoding extensin family protein, coding for MVLALIVGFAALAVWRGWLSLPPQWNPWAPLDVNQPPNLLTRYKLMALRNDPQLCDQALATSGLRTARQADSGANTSCPLTNVLRVQGGEVALSSSFLASCPLAVAFALFERHALQPAAAAAYGQKVTRVDHLGSFACRNMYGRESGARSQHATASALDIAGFRLADGRTVSVLRDWPKDNADARFLRQVREGACDMFSVVLSPDYNAAHRNHFHLDVGPWWICR
- a CDS encoding class I SAM-dependent methyltransferase, encoding MSEQSAPCRIHVQALAPAFQPQAEQWAERLGLPLQVDDGEFALQVGEQGLQLQQLGPDAPGPVRVDFVEGGAAHRRLYGGGSGQMIAKAVGIAQGVRPRVLDATAGLGKDAFVLASLGCEMSLIERQPLIGALLEDGLARAAEDFDVAPIVARMRLLKGNSIEVMRNWEGEPPQVIYLDPMFPHREKTALVKKEMRLFRPLVGDDQDAPALLAAALALATHRVVVKRPRKAPCIEGPKPSHGLDGKSSRYDIYPKKALKP
- a CDS encoding efflux RND transporter periplasmic adaptor subunit, with amino-acid sequence MLRYALSLALPVSLAFLLSACGHDEPVPMAVRPAMVVKPQPSAQAMDSYPGEVRARFEPDLAFRIGGKVSRRLVEEGQRVKANQALAELDPEDVRLQLEASRAQVAAAEANLNLVRAERDRYKTLMERQMVSRSQYDNAENLYRSGAARLKQIKAEFDVANNQASYSILRAPQDGVVARRSVEVGQVVSAGQTVFTLATDGEREVLIDLPEQSFGRFKIGQPVSVELWSQPDQRFSGRIRELSPAADPKSRTFAARVAFTAGSVPAELGQSARVFIQAADKVSLSVPLSALTAENGATFVWVLNANNTLKKVPVRVGAFGEKTVPVLEGLGPDDWVVAAGVHVLLDGQQVRPVDRSNRVVNLAAKE
- a CDS encoding efflux RND transporter permease subunit: MGFNLSEWALRNRQIVLFLMLLLAVVGALSYTKLGQSEDPPFTFKAMVIHTNWPGATAEEVSRQVTERIEKKLMETGDYERIVSFSRPGESQVTFMARDSLHSAQIPELWYQIRKKIGDIRQTLPPGIQGPFFNDEFGTTFGNIYALTGDGFDYAVLKDYADRIQIQLQRVKDVGKVELLGLQDEKIWIELSNVKLATLGLPLAAVQQALEAQNAVSTAGFFETASERLQLRVSGNFQTVEDIRNFPIRVADRTFRIDDVAEVRRGFNDPPAPRMRFMGEDAIGLAVAMKQGGDILILGKALEVEFARLQNNLPAGMQLRKVSDQPAAVKTGVGEFVQVLVEALTIVLLVSFFSLGLRTGMVVALAIPLVLAMTFAAMYYLGIGLHKISLGALVLALGLLVDDAIIAVEMMAIKMEQGFDRIKAASFAWTSTAFPMLTGTLITAAGFLPIATAQSGTGEYTRSIFQVVTLALLASWVAAVVFVPYLGEKLLPDLAKIHAAKHGTTDGQTDPYGTPFYRRVRRLVEWCVRRRKTVITLTVLLFVDSVVLFRFVPQQFFPASGRLELMVDLKLQEGASLSNTAEQVKRLEALLKDHAGIDNYVAYVGTGSPRFYLPLDQQLPASSFAQFVVLAKTIEDREPLRSWLISTLNEQFPTLRSRVTRLENGPPVGYPVQFRVTGEHIEEVRALARKVATKVRENPYVANVHLDWEEPSKVVYLNVDQDRARALGVSTANLSSFLQSSLTGSSVSQYREDNELIEILLRGTVHERTELSLLPSLAVPTDSGKSVALSQIATLEYGFEEGVIWHRNRLPSVTVRADIYGKEQPATLVQQIFPTLEPIRAELPDGYLLEVGGTVEDSARGQKSVNAGVPLFIVVVLTLLMLQLRSFSRTAMVFLTAPLGLIGVTLFLLVFRQPFGFVAMLGTIALSGMIMRNSVILVDQIEQDIKAGLAPWQAIIEATVRRFRPIVLTALAAVLAMIPLSRSLFFGPMAVAIMGGLIVATALTLLFLPALYAAWFRVKKT